From Passer domesticus isolate bPasDom1 chromosome 8, bPasDom1.hap1, whole genome shotgun sequence, a single genomic window includes:
- the LOC135306398 gene encoding rap1 GTPase-GDP dissociation stimulator 1-like isoform X1, whose translation MEEDLVPLIGLVKCDLFSQETLNKHLEYLGLCGDDTEAEDQILESLNGILLAITEDKQRSFHLLRGSGIFPTLAKVLKGNPRCAVKAAHVLSEIAKNEEMKKPCIEADLVLTLIPLLESTDQEMLLHAGRAIGRICYDNRSLQEELVKVGVIPSLVRILTDYAQSEPLVHVALLALYNLADLDSAKEALSMTKVAEQLVKQLRRAESHEKLEIVFEVLQALAENDTLKVQLVDAGVPEVLSEILLRLQGSSQAEDTCIVKAASDLIVSLLLGDGNCLRLLQLGVIHQLLDLLEKHVRSGDASVQQAALSALQSLAVPVVSKVQMLEEGVAERIEALLRSESPPVQFKLLGTLRMLADGQADAAEILGQDPLLLNRLVQWCSVSDRSGICREANRLLASILHHNRSQEVVKAIQAAQGVKHLVSMTTSEHAAMQNEALNALAIASAIDLETLEESFKESQLVQSLHKLLRDDNTSPEVKYNSLGLLCRLLNSGELRQEIEENKIKDTLEQLCSHSNADVVKEAITTLQVLRGETPH comes from the exons AAACCCTGAATAAGCACCTGGAATACCTTGGGCTTTGTGGAGATGACACAGAAGCTGAAGATCAGATCCTTGAAAGTTTGAATGGGATTCTCCTGGCTATTACTGAAGATA agcagagatcCTTCCACCTACTCAGAGGGAGTGGGATCTTCCCAACTTTGGCAAAAGTCCTGAAGGGCAATCCACGATGTGCAGTGAAAGCAGCCCACGTGCTCTCAGAGATAGCCAAAAATG AGGAAATGAAGAAACCTTGTATTGAAGCAGATTTGGTTCTAACACTGATACctttgctggagagcacagacCAAGAAATGCTGCTCCACGCTGGGAGGGCCATTGGCCGTATCTGTTACGATAACC GCAGCCTTCAGGAAGAGCTGGTCAAGGTTGGAGTGATCCCATCACTGGTCCGAATATTAACTGACTATGCACAGAGTGAACCACTTGTCCACGTTGCTCTCTTGGCCTTGTACAATCTGGCAGACCTTG ATTCAGCCAAGGAAGCTCTAAGCATGACAAAAGTTGCTGAACAACTGGTGAAACAactgaggagagcagagagcCATGAGAAGTTAGAAATTGTCTTTGAGGTCCTGCAAGCACTTGCAGAAAATG ATACTCTGAAAGTGCAGTTGGTGGATGCAGGTGTGCCAGAGGTGCTGTCTGAGATCCTGCTGAGGCTCCAAGGCAGTTCCCAGGCTGAAGATACATGCATTGTGAAGGCTGCATCAGATCTCATTGTCTCTCTGCTCCTTGGAG ACGGGAACTGCCtgcggctgctgcagctgggggtgATCCACCAGCTCCTGGATCTGCTGGAGAAGCACGTGCGGAGCGGGGACGCCTCCGTGCAACAGGCTGCGCTCAGCGCCCTGCAGAGCCTCGCCGTCCCAG TTGTCAGCAAGGTTCAGATGCTGGAGGAAGGTGTCGCAGAGCGGATCGAGGCCCTTCTGAGGTCGGAGAGCCCTCCTGTGCAGTTTAAACTCCTCGGGACATTACGGATGTTAGCAGATGGTCAAG CTGATGCAGCCGAAATCCTGGGCCAAGACCCCCTGCTGCTCAACAGGCTGGTGCAGTGGTGCAGCGTGAGCGACCGCAGCGGCATCTGCAGAGAGGCAAACCGGCTGCTGGCATCCATCCTGCACCACAACAGATCCCAG GAAGTGGTCAAAGCCATCCAGGCAGCACAAGGAGTGAAGCATCTGGTTTCCATGACAACAAGTGAACATGCTGCCATGCAGAATGAGGCTCTGAATGCCTTGGCAATAGCATCTGCCATTGATTTAG AAACTCTTGAAGAATCTTTTAAAGAATCGCAGCTAGTTCAAAGCTTACACAAACTTCTACGAGATGATAACACAAGTCCTGAGGTGAAATACAATTCATTGGGCCTTTTGTGCAGACTTCTTAATTCAG GTGAGCTGAGACAAGAAATAGAAGAGAACAAGATCAAAGACACCCTCGAGCAactctgcagtcacagcaatgcaGATGTGGTGAAGGAAGCCATCACAACATTACAGGTTTTGAGAGGAGAGACACCCCACTAA
- the LOC135306398 gene encoding rap1 GTPase-GDP dissociation stimulator 1-like isoform X2, which translates to METLNKHLEYLGLCGDDTEAEDQILESLNGILLAITEDKQRSFHLLRGSGIFPTLAKVLKGNPRCAVKAAHVLSEIAKNEEMKKPCIEADLVLTLIPLLESTDQEMLLHAGRAIGRICYDNRSLQEELVKVGVIPSLVRILTDYAQSEPLVHVALLALYNLADLDSAKEALSMTKVAEQLVKQLRRAESHEKLEIVFEVLQALAENDTLKVQLVDAGVPEVLSEILLRLQGSSQAEDTCIVKAASDLIVSLLLGDGNCLRLLQLGVIHQLLDLLEKHVRSGDASVQQAALSALQSLAVPVVSKVQMLEEGVAERIEALLRSESPPVQFKLLGTLRMLADGQADAAEILGQDPLLLNRLVQWCSVSDRSGICREANRLLASILHHNRSQEVVKAIQAAQGVKHLVSMTTSEHAAMQNEALNALAIASAIDLETLEESFKESQLVQSLHKLLRDDNTSPEVKYNSLGLLCRLLNSGELRQEIEENKIKDTLEQLCSHSNADVVKEAITTLQVLRGETPH; encoded by the exons AAACCCTGAATAAGCACCTGGAATACCTTGGGCTTTGTGGAGATGACACAGAAGCTGAAGATCAGATCCTTGAAAGTTTGAATGGGATTCTCCTGGCTATTACTGAAGATA agcagagatcCTTCCACCTACTCAGAGGGAGTGGGATCTTCCCAACTTTGGCAAAAGTCCTGAAGGGCAATCCACGATGTGCAGTGAAAGCAGCCCACGTGCTCTCAGAGATAGCCAAAAATG AGGAAATGAAGAAACCTTGTATTGAAGCAGATTTGGTTCTAACACTGATACctttgctggagagcacagacCAAGAAATGCTGCTCCACGCTGGGAGGGCCATTGGCCGTATCTGTTACGATAACC GCAGCCTTCAGGAAGAGCTGGTCAAGGTTGGAGTGATCCCATCACTGGTCCGAATATTAACTGACTATGCACAGAGTGAACCACTTGTCCACGTTGCTCTCTTGGCCTTGTACAATCTGGCAGACCTTG ATTCAGCCAAGGAAGCTCTAAGCATGACAAAAGTTGCTGAACAACTGGTGAAACAactgaggagagcagagagcCATGAGAAGTTAGAAATTGTCTTTGAGGTCCTGCAAGCACTTGCAGAAAATG ATACTCTGAAAGTGCAGTTGGTGGATGCAGGTGTGCCAGAGGTGCTGTCTGAGATCCTGCTGAGGCTCCAAGGCAGTTCCCAGGCTGAAGATACATGCATTGTGAAGGCTGCATCAGATCTCATTGTCTCTCTGCTCCTTGGAG ACGGGAACTGCCtgcggctgctgcagctgggggtgATCCACCAGCTCCTGGATCTGCTGGAGAAGCACGTGCGGAGCGGGGACGCCTCCGTGCAACAGGCTGCGCTCAGCGCCCTGCAGAGCCTCGCCGTCCCAG TTGTCAGCAAGGTTCAGATGCTGGAGGAAGGTGTCGCAGAGCGGATCGAGGCCCTTCTGAGGTCGGAGAGCCCTCCTGTGCAGTTTAAACTCCTCGGGACATTACGGATGTTAGCAGATGGTCAAG CTGATGCAGCCGAAATCCTGGGCCAAGACCCCCTGCTGCTCAACAGGCTGGTGCAGTGGTGCAGCGTGAGCGACCGCAGCGGCATCTGCAGAGAGGCAAACCGGCTGCTGGCATCCATCCTGCACCACAACAGATCCCAG GAAGTGGTCAAAGCCATCCAGGCAGCACAAGGAGTGAAGCATCTGGTTTCCATGACAACAAGTGAACATGCTGCCATGCAGAATGAGGCTCTGAATGCCTTGGCAATAGCATCTGCCATTGATTTAG AAACTCTTGAAGAATCTTTTAAAGAATCGCAGCTAGTTCAAAGCTTACACAAACTTCTACGAGATGATAACACAAGTCCTGAGGTGAAATACAATTCATTGGGCCTTTTGTGCAGACTTCTTAATTCAG GTGAGCTGAGACAAGAAATAGAAGAGAACAAGATCAAAGACACCCTCGAGCAactctgcagtcacagcaatgcaGATGTGGTGAAGGAAGCCATCACAACATTACAGGTTTTGAGAGGAGAGACACCCCACTAA
- the LOC135306398 gene encoding rap1 GTPase-GDP dissociation stimulator 1-like isoform X3, translating into MKKPCIEADLVLTLIPLLESTDQEMLLHAGRAIGRICYDNRSLQEELVKVGVIPSLVRILTDYAQSEPLVHVALLALYNLADLDSAKEALSMTKVAEQLVKQLRRAESHEKLEIVFEVLQALAENDTLKVQLVDAGVPEVLSEILLRLQGSSQAEDTCIVKAASDLIVSLLLGDGNCLRLLQLGVIHQLLDLLEKHVRSGDASVQQAALSALQSLAVPVVSKVQMLEEGVAERIEALLRSESPPVQFKLLGTLRMLADGQADAAEILGQDPLLLNRLVQWCSVSDRSGICREANRLLASILHHNRSQEVVKAIQAAQGVKHLVSMTTSEHAAMQNEALNALAIASAIDLETLEESFKESQLVQSLHKLLRDDNTSPEVKYNSLGLLCRLLNSGELRQEIEENKIKDTLEQLCSHSNADVVKEAITTLQVLRGETPH; encoded by the exons ATGAAGAAACCTTGTATTGAAGCAGATTTGGTTCTAACACTGATACctttgctggagagcacagacCAAGAAATGCTGCTCCACGCTGGGAGGGCCATTGGCCGTATCTGTTACGATAACC GCAGCCTTCAGGAAGAGCTGGTCAAGGTTGGAGTGATCCCATCACTGGTCCGAATATTAACTGACTATGCACAGAGTGAACCACTTGTCCACGTTGCTCTCTTGGCCTTGTACAATCTGGCAGACCTTG ATTCAGCCAAGGAAGCTCTAAGCATGACAAAAGTTGCTGAACAACTGGTGAAACAactgaggagagcagagagcCATGAGAAGTTAGAAATTGTCTTTGAGGTCCTGCAAGCACTTGCAGAAAATG ATACTCTGAAAGTGCAGTTGGTGGATGCAGGTGTGCCAGAGGTGCTGTCTGAGATCCTGCTGAGGCTCCAAGGCAGTTCCCAGGCTGAAGATACATGCATTGTGAAGGCTGCATCAGATCTCATTGTCTCTCTGCTCCTTGGAG ACGGGAACTGCCtgcggctgctgcagctgggggtgATCCACCAGCTCCTGGATCTGCTGGAGAAGCACGTGCGGAGCGGGGACGCCTCCGTGCAACAGGCTGCGCTCAGCGCCCTGCAGAGCCTCGCCGTCCCAG TTGTCAGCAAGGTTCAGATGCTGGAGGAAGGTGTCGCAGAGCGGATCGAGGCCCTTCTGAGGTCGGAGAGCCCTCCTGTGCAGTTTAAACTCCTCGGGACATTACGGATGTTAGCAGATGGTCAAG CTGATGCAGCCGAAATCCTGGGCCAAGACCCCCTGCTGCTCAACAGGCTGGTGCAGTGGTGCAGCGTGAGCGACCGCAGCGGCATCTGCAGAGAGGCAAACCGGCTGCTGGCATCCATCCTGCACCACAACAGATCCCAG GAAGTGGTCAAAGCCATCCAGGCAGCACAAGGAGTGAAGCATCTGGTTTCCATGACAACAAGTGAACATGCTGCCATGCAGAATGAGGCTCTGAATGCCTTGGCAATAGCATCTGCCATTGATTTAG AAACTCTTGAAGAATCTTTTAAAGAATCGCAGCTAGTTCAAAGCTTACACAAACTTCTACGAGATGATAACACAAGTCCTGAGGTGAAATACAATTCATTGGGCCTTTTGTGCAGACTTCTTAATTCAG GTGAGCTGAGACAAGAAATAGAAGAGAACAAGATCAAAGACACCCTCGAGCAactctgcagtcacagcaatgcaGATGTGGTGAAGGAAGCCATCACAACATTACAGGTTTTGAGAGGAGAGACACCCCACTAA